The window ATATATAAGGTATAAAATTGGAACCTATGAAGCCAGCTCCTCCAGTAATCAACAGATTCATAACAAATCACCCTTGTTTAAATTCTTCTTCAATCTCTATTAATTTTCTTGATCTTTCTTTAATCTTCTTTGCCGGTACCCCCATGTATACTCCAAACGCTTGACAATTCTCTTTTACAAGACTCAAAGCGGCAACACATGCACCTTCTTTTATTACTACGTTAGGAAGTACAATTGAACCTGAACCAATAATAACATGTCTTCCTATAACAACTTTCCCATGGGTAACATTTGTATATTGCCTATCAATTGTCGGGTTGGTCATATATTCACCTGTATAATCATCATCGCTGGAATAAAGAGATACCCTTGAACTAATACCCGCATAATCATCAATTATTATCTTACCTTTTCCGATCAATGATGCAAAGACTGCTATATGTACATTACAACCAATTCGGATTTCTGTTCCAGCCGAAAGTACACAAAAGTCGTCAATTCTAGTATTATCCC of the Sporosarcina sp. FSL K6-1508 genome contains:
- a CDS encoding acyltransferase, which encodes MSFFSQEELKKIGFGNVGKNVRVSKKASLYNPQNIFIGDNTRIDDFCVLSAGTEIRIGCNVHIAVFASLIGKGKIIIDDYAGISSRVSLYSSDDDYTGEYMTNPTIDRQYTNVTHGKVVIGRHVIIGSGSIVLPNVVIKEGACVAALSLVKENCQAFGVYMGVPAKKIKERSRKLIEIEEEFKQG